A genomic stretch from Lotus japonicus ecotype B-129 unplaced genomic scaffold, LjGifu_v1.2 AP026983.1 includes:
- the LOC130727312 gene encoding uncharacterized protein LOC130727312 encodes MDNSKEGGSVHRPPILDGWKHPVKSDKEGTSTTELKPEEEWTKEEDEEALGNSKALNAIFNGVDKNMFRLINTCTVAKDAWEILRITHEGTTRVRVSRLQLLTTQFENLKMKEEETVSEFHMKVRDMANASFALGEPMSEEKLVRKILRSLPK; translated from the exons ATGGACAACAGCAAGGAAGGAGGATCTGTTCATAGGCCACCAATCTTGGATG gctggaagcatcctGTGAAGAGTGACAAAGAAGGAACCTCAACCACTGAACTGAAGCCTGAGGAAGAAtggaccaaggaagaagatgaggaagctCTAGGTAACTCAAAAGCACTGAATGCAATATTCAATGGAGTGGACAAGAACATGTTTAGATTGATCAACActtgtactgtggcaaaggatgcttgggaaattctcaGGATAACTCATGAAGGTACCACAAGGGTGAGAGTGTCAAGACTGCAACttcttactactcaatttgagaaCCTGAAAATGAAGGAGGAGGAAACTGTTTCTGAATTTCACATGAAGGTGCGAGACATGGCAAATGCATCATTTGCTCTGGGGGAACCAATGTCTGAAGAAAAACTTGTCAGAAAGATCCTCAGGTCCCTACCTAAGTGA